The following are encoded in a window of Bos indicus isolate NIAB-ARS_2022 breed Sahiwal x Tharparkar chromosome 7, NIAB-ARS_B.indTharparkar_mat_pri_1.0, whole genome shotgun sequence genomic DNA:
- the LOC139183937 gene encoding olfactory receptor 7A17-like codes for MEPGNETQISEFLLLGLSKKIELQPLIFGLFLSMYLITVIGNLLIILAVGSDSHLHTPMYFFLSNLSFVDVCFTSTTIPKMLKNIQTENKAITYEGCITQIHFFLLFATMEIFLLTVMAYDRFVAICHPLHYTIIMNPRVCGLLALMSWMMSVLNSLLQSLMVLWLSFCTDLEIPHFFCEITQVVQLACSDTFLNDIVLYFATMLLGSVSLTGILYSYSKIASSIRRISSAQGKYKAFSSCASHLSVVSLFYCTALGVYLSSGTTHSSQSSATASVMYTVVTPMLNPFIYSLRNKDIRRALRRIIGMAVLYGPIVLGLKKYP; via the coding sequence ATGGAACCAGGGAATGAGACacaaatttcagaatttcttcttctgggattatCAAAGAAAATAGAACTTCAGCCCCTCATATTTGGACTTTTCCTCTCCATGTACCTGATCACTGTGAttggaaacctgctcatcatcctggccGTCGGCTcagactcccacctccacacccccatgtacttcttcctctccaacctctCCTTTGTAGATGTCTGCTTCACttccaccaccatcccaaagatgctgaAGAATATACAGACAGAGAACAAAGCAATAACCTATGAAGGCTGCATCACCCAGATACACTTTTTCCTGCTCTTTGCCACAATGGAAATCTTCCTCCTGaccgtgatggcctatgaccgcttcgTGGCCATCTGTCATCCTCTGCACTACACAATCATCATGAATCCCCGGGTCTGTGGACTCCTGGCTCTGATGTCCTGGATGATGAGTGTCCTGAATTCCTTGTTACAAAGCTTAATGGTGTTGTGGCTGTCCTTCTGTACAGACTTGGAAATCCCCCACTTTTTCTGTGAGATTACTCAGGTGGTCCAACTTGCCTGTTCTGACACCTTTCTTAATGACATTGTGCTGTATTTTGCAACTATGCTGCTAGGCAGTGTTTCCCTCACTGGTATCCTCTATTCTTACTCTAAGATAGCTTCCTCCATACGAAGAATCTCATCTGCTCAGGGGAAGTATAAAGCATTTTCTTCCTGTGCATCTCACCTCTCAGTTGTCTCCTTATTTTACTGTACAGCCTTAGGAGTGTATCTTAGCTCTGGTACTACCCACAGCTCACAGTCAAGTGCAACAGCCTCggtgatgtacactgtggtcacacccatgctgaaccccttcatctacagtctgaggaacAAAGACATAAGGAGGGCTCTGAGAAGAATCATTGGGATGGCAGTTCTATATGGGCCAATTGTCCTGGGGCTGAAGAAGTACCCATGA